acctccaaactcactaGAATGAGACTAGATTTAGAAAAATTCGACTTTAATATAGAATACATTCCTGGTAAAAGCAACGCTACAGCGGATGCCTTATCCAGAATTGTTGCAACCTCAGACGAATTGAAAGCCTTAAACGTACTTACTGTCAACACTAGGTCcatgacaaaaaattaaataatagcaatagaaataataataattccaatattaataataataataataataatattaatgatAATATtaacatcaacaataatagtaaTACCTATAATAATAATGATATTAACGATAATGTTAAGAATAAAAGACTTGGCAACACTTGTGCTTGTTTACGTTCGTTAATATTTTGTGCTCCGTATATTCCAAGTTTTTCGCTGTTAAACAGTCTATTTTTCCGTGAATCACCGTTAGATATTCCGACTAACAGCTTCGCCTGTCGCTGCAAATCGTACCACTGCGCAGCCTCCAGGTAGGCCTCAAAAACTCGCAATTCAACGCCACAACGCCGCAACGCAACCCGCCAATTCTACCGATCGCCATTCGCAACGAGATAAATCGCCACCGCCGCCCTCCCACTTCGCACAAACGACCCACCCCATCAATCAATCACCAGCAGTTAACCTCACTACGTTGTGTCATCAGAACCAAAATTTGACAGTGATTGCATCTTTATACAACGGCCGCATTCAACGAAATAAAACAGATTTCGCTTGCCGTGTTTTTATTTCAACGAGATAGAGAAAGAACATCCATCCGTGCAAACTGCGTTCAACACACACACAATTACATCTGCGCAGCTCCGGCTAGTGTTTTCGCTCCTACGTCGCTTCGCTGCTGTTAGTATCACTCACCAAACCTATTTCATCGAGTATTACATCCATCGCATGATTTCTGACGACAGCGCCATCTAACTCTGAGATTCATAGCTATCGCACCTGACTCGAGCCGTGTTGCCATTTACacagaaacaaacaaaatgaccGGTATCTGTGAAAAATGCACAAACGACGTGGTAGGAGAAATTATTAAGTGCGGCGGTTTTTGCTCGTCTGGAGTTTGTTTGCGTTGTTCTGGGATGAAACCGGAAATTCACGATGCTTTGAAATCGAGCGGCCACCTGATTTGGATGGGTTATGCCTGCAAAAATATCATGAGTAAAGCTCGTTTTTCGAATGCTTTAGTATCTGTGAATGCAGCGAATGAGCACATAATAGATTCgctcaaaaccgaaatcaaagATGCCATTCTCGCAGACATTCTGACTGAAATTCGCACCAATTTCAAGGCGCTGATTGACTCTGTCCCAGCGGCTCCCGTTTTGACACCTCGTGTGTGTCAATCAGCTCCGCGATCCAGAGCTAAAAGACTGCGCGACACCGACAACGACGAGGATAGCACGTCCCACCGCCCGGCGAAACTTCTGTGTGGAACAGCAAATTGTAACTCTGGCCCAAATATAGTTGCCCCGGGAGCTATCGCGAGCGACGAACCAAAGTTCTGGTTAAATCTTTCCGGCATTGACCCGCAGGTACCTGACGACACCGTACTGCAACTGGTGCGTACGAGACTGGATTCTGAGGAAGTAAAGGCAGACAAGCTGGTTCCTAGAGGCAGAGAAGTGCGCACGCTAAGCTTTGTATCCTTTAAGGTGAGCATGCCAGTTAGGCTTAAGGCAAAAGCTATGACAGCGGATACATGGCCATTAGGTATTCGGTTTCGCGAATTTGAGGATACAGGACGAGCCGCTCAGAATTTTTGGAGACCTCCGCACACCCCAATTCCACCCCTGATCACTGTGGAGACGCCGCTAACATCCAAGTAAGCTTCGATTCTCATCGATCCATTCATATCACACACTTGACCTCTGAAGAtttcctgtccgtctactaccagaacgtccgTGGAATGAGAACGAAAACTCAGACCTTCTTGCTTGCCCTTACTTCCTGCGACTACGACATTATTGTTCTCACTGAAACCTGGCTACGCGATGATATATTAAATTCCGAGCTTACGACGAACTACGCTATTTATCGTTGCGATCGTAATTCTTCTACTAGCAATCTACGCcgcggaggtggtgttcttATTGCGAAAATCTTACTGCGACTGAACTAAAAATGActggatgtgaatgtttggaaCAGGTTGTCGTACGCGTTTCCCTGCCAGGTCGGTCGTTATTtatttgctgcatttatctAAGGCCGAATAGTGATCCTGACTTGTATAACGTACACTCCTCCGCGGTTCAGAGCATTCTTGACAAAGCCAGTCGGCGAGACAATGTATTAGTTGTTGGTGATTATAACCTTCCTCATCTCCGGTGGTCTTTCGATGACGATCTTAAGTGCTACATTCCAGAAAATGCGACATCGGAGCAAGAGACGGCCATCACAGAAACTTTGGTCTCTGATGGTTTATATCAAATATGCTCTCTTAGCAATGTGAACGGACGGACACTCGATCTAGCCTTCGTCAACGACACGAACGTGTTCGAACTGATGGAGCCTCCGACATCTATACTTAAGGTAGACCCTCACCATAAGCCCTTCGTCTTAAGATTTGACGCGTGTTCTAATGACGGCGACGATTCTGATACAACTAATGACGACCTCAACTTCGATTTTTCTCGATGCAACCTCGATGAAGTCTCATCGGCCATTGGCGCAGTCAACTGGAACGATATGTTGGATGGAAATGATTTGAATCAGGCAGTTTCGGCGTTCTACAAGGCCATATATGGAATTCTTCGTTGCAATGTTCCTAAAAAACGTACCACTAAAAAAGTAGATTACAAGTACCCGTGATGGAACGCTGAGCTTGGCAGGTTGCGCAACGTACTACGGAAGCAACGTAAGCGATTCTTACATCACAGGACCGACGACAACAAAGTTATTCTTCGACAAATTGAGctgcaatatgaaacagcccgAAACAGTGCATTCGTTGAGTATCTCAACCAAGTCCAATGCAACCTGCGGAATAATCCCTCGACATTCTGGAAGTTTATAAATAGCAGAAGGCGCTCCGAGGGTATTCCAGAAAATGTTTATCTTCGAGACAAATGTTCACAGTCCACAGCCGAATAGGTGGAtctttttgcagatcacttTCGAGATGTATTTACCAGCCCTCCTGTCTACCCATCGCAAGACTACCTTGAAACGTTGCCAACCTATAATATCAGCCTCCCCTGCCCTAACGTAAACGTTACCGATGTTTTGATAGCTTTATCCAGCGTTGACCCGTTGAAAGGGCCCGGTCCGGATTGTTTGCCCCCTTTGTTCATAAAACATTGTGCCCGAGCGCTTTCTGTACCAGTAAGCATTATTTTCAAGCGCTCGATcacggaaaatgtttttccaagtgtgtggaaagaagctgctatagttcctatcCATAAGGCAGGAAACACACATAATATTGAAAACTATAGAGGGATCTCGCTTCTGAATTGTCTGGCcaaagttctggaaaagtttgtttacaatgcAATGTACGGTGCATCTTCACACATAATTGATGAACGTCAGCACGTCTTTGTAAAGAAACGCTCGACaacttcgaacttgatgacgtacacaaGTTTTCTAGTTCCAGCCGTCGAGAAGCGCCAGCAAGTtgatgcaatatattttgatttcgctaaagcattcgacaaggtgccgcACAACATTGCGGTTATGAAACTGCAGCGATTAGGATTTCCTCCGTGGGTAACCAGGTGGTTACAATCTTACCTTTCTGAACGATCCGCTTTTGTTAGAATCGGCACCACATGCTCAAACGTATTtgaaacgccaaccggtgtccctcaaggaagtcacttagggccacttatctttatattattcatcaacgatctctgcacccgtatcaagtctggaaaactactctacgctgatgatctgaaaatctttcgctcCATTGCTTCGGGACTCGATTCAGCTGTGCTCCAAGAGGATATAGTCAATATTGAAGAGTGGTGCTCGCTGAATGGAATGCAGATCAATGTCGATAAATATAAGGTGATAAGCTTCGGGCGCTCGACAACTCTAAGGCGCTGCGAATATACCCTTCAAGCGTGTGTCATCGAGTACGTGGAatctatccgtgacctgggagtgttaGTTGACAGAAAACTTCGCTTCCCGGACCACATCACAGCGACAGCGGCTAaagcttttgcaacattgggtttttTGAAACGAAACACTACTGACTTCGAGGATTTCTACACTCTGAAATCTATATACTGCGTACTGGTCCGTAGCATTTTGGAGTACGCTGTACAAGTGTGGGCGCCGTACAACGCCGTGCAAAGCAATCGATTAGAGCATGTTCAAAGAAGCTTTGTACGGTTTGCTTTAAGAAAACtgccttggaacgaccctatccgtttaccaccgtataataatagatgtatgctattagatttgccaacgctggagtcACGTCGTACCTTCTTgcaaaaaatgttcatttttgatatGTTGTCGAGCAATGTTGACTCTCCCGACATTCTTTCAaggattaatttgtttgttcctCCTCGAGTTATAAGAAACCGACCGGTTTTATGGATCCCTAGGCACCGTACAgcatacggccagaataatccggtAGATAGATGTTGCCGCAAATTTAATGAAACTTCCGAACTCTTTGAATATCATATTactaaatctagttataagttagcgattataaacttttaacacattaacacttaatctgtacggtatctgccgaagatcgaataaataaataaataatattaacaacaataataatatgAACAACAACTATAAATTACTTAACGACAATGGACAAAAGACGAAAGGTAGAGAGACTGATCACCTCACTATCTATACGACTGAAAACCCGACCGAAACAAGAAACTTACCTAAACTAAGAAAAACGGTAGAAAATAACTATTTAATATTCAATATATACAAAGacgcgcaaatgaaaaaaatgataaacagAATCACAACATATATAAGTGGAAGAAGAACTCTAGAGTTCACACTTTCagcattggaaaaagaaatgaatcacggtgttcctaaaaccgttattaacaaaaaaatgaccataaatttgtcatacggcattcgaaagatacagtatccaagcatcttctcagtgaatttcaaaataatccatcgagggattcgagagaaattgcaatttgaagttttatgacacgtttcataaggcgtttcataaggctaccagcacgggtttggtcctatctctacaaacaatttttttttgtttacttgtttagtacatggcattcgaaagatgtagtaatcaagtatatctcctgcaagtttgaaaatatttcattgacggaatcgaaatttaaaaCGGTTtgaatgtggtatgcggtcatagatgggttttctaccagacttcaagcgtgaatccatgtttgtccattgactatttagatcgtttatacgtgtcgcggtttttaaaggaaaacctgaccatttaattacataaatataatgtacaaaaggtgttatttttatggtaaacttaaaaatatgaaaatagggttgtctaccgaacgttaaatataatgtgtaaattaaaaaaatggataaaagtcggaatgtttacttcaaaaggccatatttcaatggtttgttgagcgattctaattattttttcattattgaacaagtagacgtttcatcgttaattttcattaagaagaatataaaatagaattgcctacttcaaaaaatagacaacataattatcctcaataatatgtattatcactatttagtgaatatctttgtattcaaaacgatgacctatacatacatTACATTAGAGGACACATAGGACAGCATCGACTGTACCTGAAAATAAGAGAATATTACAATTGAAAGGACATAAAAGGATCTATTTCTCGATTCATAGAGGCCTGTAAATCGtgcaaaaagaacaaaataataaaacataccaaagaaaaacaaataatttttgcaaatgccgtgtcaaataaacgtatgaaaaaaaaaacaaataataaccaATACACCATCAAAACCATTCGAAATAATATCCATAGATACAATAGGTCCATTACCAAAAACAATCAACAATAATCGTTACGCAATAACGATACAATGTGAATTAACTAAATACATCGTAGTAATACCCACACCAACCAAAGAAGCAAACATAATagcaaaaatgcttttaatccacctaacagtgtgatgagacatttcttataactcttatcactctcttcggatattatatcgtttgagaacatttagaacttgatgcttcgcgatgtttttgataacacatactacatgggaaagtggcaggactcagagaatcgctcaaatcagcataggacaacatcagtgctagaaatctcaaatcaaatcaatgggaagcgaaaaaatggcccataaaatagacatagctacgaattattgttaatgctctgttaataaaatatctaaattgtggcgggaaaactgaattttcctaaaggggttatatattgtactgagccaaaaaaatcgcattttttctgaatcgatttgaagtttatactttaccctttggcgattgtttactttttcggtcccacctatcagcattgaagtatcgttcttacgttttttttacaataactacagttctacaccacctatttcgtccgggtttttttcaatagcgatcattgttactatttacagctgatatcagcttgataatcctaaaaaaatacgaaaatgacagtttcgcttttaaactgctagcaaaaaaagtatcgccctgtttgtttgcatggagcgtggagggcgaaaatttaaataaacaaaaatacagtttctcccgttgtattttttgctgtagtttaagaaagcaatatcgtagaatccaaatttttaggttaattggttgcgtttcaaagccctcattcgcatgtatgaaaaaagccttatgtttacatttgtaagtatcgccattttcacaaaaaagggttgaaatgaaatcgcagctccggatatcacgctatctctgaagtgcatgcgtgcatagttccaaattttacttcgacatcgactttttctaaaggtgacttcccagtagtatccttgatttgaattattttcgctaatcctaatgccaaagaacaaataaaaacctctcgaaaacgaaccgtttgggaaaatcatcatcattactggaattttcattttcacgaaattttttgataaccttccgtcacttgcgttaatgcactgtgtgcacagtgcactgaaaatctagcgaaatcgtcttagggcacta
This portion of the Topomyia yanbarensis strain Yona2022 unplaced genomic scaffold, ASM3024719v1 HiC_scaffold_216, whole genome shotgun sequence genome encodes:
- the LOC131694974 gene encoding uncharacterized protein LOC131694974, with amino-acid sequence MTGICEKCTNDVVGEIIKCGGFCSSGVCLRCSGMKPEIHDALKSSGHLIWMGYACKNIMSKARFSNALVSVNAANEHIIDSLKTEIKDAILADILTEIRTNFKALIDSVPAAPVLTPRVCQSAPRSRAKRLRDTDNDEDSTSHRPAKLLCGTANCNSGPNIVAPGAIASDEPKFWLNLSGIDPQVPDDTVLQLVRTRLDSEEVKADKLVPRGREVRTLSFVSFKVSMPVRLKAKAMTADTWPLGIRFREFEDTGRAAQNFWRPPHTPIPPLITVETPLTSK